From a single Bradyrhizobium sediminis genomic region:
- a CDS encoding porin encodes MRSVFIAILAMVLPAASALAEQPLAPKPNKSASTARQLPPKNPGARNSCAAYGPGFVKVEGTETCVRIGGAVSVGVGGGR; translated from the coding sequence ATGCGAAGCGTCTTCATTGCAATCCTTGCCATGGTGCTGCCGGCCGCGTCAGCGCTCGCCGAACAGCCTCTGGCTCCAAAGCCCAACAAGTCCGCATCCACCGCCAGGCAACTGCCGCCGAAAAATCCGGGCGCCCGCAATTCCTGTGCGGCGTATGGTCCCGGTTTCGTCAAGGTCGAGGGCACCGAAACCTGCGTCAGAATAGGCGGCGCGGTCAGTGTCGGGGTCGGCGGCGGCCGCTAG
- a CDS encoding glutathione S-transferase family protein: MPDNNQRQLTVWGRANSVNVQKVLWCLAELDLPYRRIDAGMAFGKNDQPEYLAMNPNGRVPTLVDGDYVLWESNSIIRYLNLAYGKGSSIYPAAPRARAGVDRWLDWTLSTLQPVDRPVFWALVRTPVEKRDMAAIQRDADAEAVQWRIVETQLASRRFIEGDDFTIADIALGAYARRWFGVEGIAKPRLPQLERWFAQFAERPGFKQFIAPPMS; the protein is encoded by the coding sequence GTGCCGGACAACAATCAGCGCCAACTGACGGTCTGGGGCCGTGCCAATTCGGTCAATGTGCAGAAAGTGCTGTGGTGCCTGGCCGAACTCGACCTGCCCTACCGGCGCATCGATGCCGGCATGGCGTTCGGCAAGAACGACCAGCCCGAATATCTCGCGATGAACCCCAACGGGCGCGTGCCAACGCTGGTCGACGGCGACTACGTGCTGTGGGAATCCAATTCGATCATACGCTATCTCAACCTCGCCTATGGCAAGGGATCGTCGATCTATCCCGCCGCGCCGCGGGCGCGCGCCGGGGTCGACCGCTGGCTGGACTGGACATTGTCGACGCTGCAGCCGGTCGACCGCCCGGTGTTCTGGGCGCTGGTGCGGACCCCGGTCGAGAAGCGCGACATGGCGGCTATCCAGAGGGATGCCGACGCCGAAGCCGTGCAATGGCGGATCGTCGAGACGCAATTGGCGAGCCGGCGCTTCATCGAGGGCGACGATTTCACCATTGCCGATATCGCGCTCGGCGCCTATGCGCGGCGCTGGTTCGGCGTCGAAGGCATCGCCAAGCCCAGGCTGCCCCAGCTCGAACGCTGGTTCGCGCAATTCGCAGAGCGACCGGGATTCAAGCAGTTCATCGCGCCCCCGATGTCGTGA
- a CDS encoding PilZ domain-containing protein, which produces MAAAAKKRETRKSIRQPGWITLEGGFAARPCVVQDMSSTGAKITIDDPNMLPAKLRLAFSRDARTGRNCEVVWRRGKTVGIKFVR; this is translated from the coding sequence ATGGCCGCAGCCGCCAAGAAGCGCGAAACGCGCAAATCCATACGCCAGCCCGGCTGGATCACCCTCGAAGGCGGCTTTGCGGCGCGGCCTTGCGTGGTGCAGGACATGTCCTCGACCGGCGCCAAGATCACCATCGACGATCCCAACATGCTGCCCGCGAAGCTGCGGCTGGCGTTCTCGCGCGACGCCCGGACCGGGCGGAACTGCGAAGTGGTCTGGCGCCGCGGCAAGACCGTGGGCATCAAATTCGTGCGCTAG
- a CDS encoding HdeD family acid-resistance protein, translated as MTLPQDIAKLQSEMNAAVREHWKAFLFEGILLVILGLAAMIVPPLAGLAITIFLGWMFLISGVAGLAMTFWARQMPGFWWSLISAALAIAAGIILLAKPAQGVLTLTIVIGAYFLAEGVATIMYALEHRRELSERWSWMAFSGVLDILISAMIITGLPGSAEWAIGLLVGINLLFGGASLIGMALAARKS; from the coding sequence ATGACCCTTCCCCAGGACATCGCCAAGCTGCAATCCGAAATGAACGCTGCGGTCCGTGAGCACTGGAAGGCCTTCCTGTTCGAAGGCATCCTGCTGGTGATCCTGGGCTTGGCCGCGATGATCGTGCCGCCGCTGGCGGGCCTTGCCATCACGATCTTCCTGGGCTGGATGTTTCTCATCAGCGGCGTAGCAGGATTAGCGATGACATTCTGGGCCCGGCAGATGCCGGGCTTCTGGTGGTCGCTGATTTCGGCGGCGCTGGCGATTGCGGCCGGCATCATTCTGCTGGCCAAGCCTGCGCAGGGCGTACTGACCCTCACGATCGTGATCGGCGCCTATTTCCTCGCTGAAGGCGTCGCCACCATCATGTACGCATTGGAGCACCGCCGCGAATTGTCCGAGCGCTGGAGCTGGATGGCGTTCTCCGGTGTATTGGACATCCTGATATCCGCGATGATCATCACGGGCTTGCCGGGCTCGGCGGAATGGGCGATCGGCCTTCTGGTCGGCATCAACCTGCTGTTCGGCGGCGCATCGCTGATCGGAATGGCGCTGGCTGCGCGCAAATCCTGA
- a CDS encoding Zn-dependent hydrolase, with product MPDHRHHVDGARVLRDLHTLRGIGAYKTGVHKPTFSEPHLRSLKWLAERLPEAGLAAEIDGIGNVLGTSAKHGPKLLAGSHLESQNYAGWLDGPLGVVYALEAARIINPDPNTTGAVEVAAWCDEEGHFGHFLGSRSYVGAVSEDDLDAARDRSSGRTMREALRDAGLAGRARACVERGRHIGYLEAHIEQGSTLESGGLSIGVVTSIVGIWQYRIVFDGEQNHAGTTRMAVRKDAGLALARFCVDIDDRFPSLCGPRTVWTTGRITLDPGAPSIIPGHAEMLFQIRDDDPRVIERLEDRLRGMAADVSAKGRCTVTIERLRTGAPAMMDAGFQHAIEAASAALAGGRSARMPSGAGHDAQILATVMPSGMLFVPSIGGISHHWSENTDDADIVTGAEVFVDACRRLLAG from the coding sequence TTGCCTGACCATCGCCACCACGTCGACGGCGCCCGGGTCCTCAGGGATCTCCACACGCTGCGCGGCATCGGCGCCTACAAGACCGGCGTCCACAAGCCGACTTTCTCCGAGCCGCATCTGCGCTCGCTGAAGTGGCTTGCCGAGCGCCTGCCCGAGGCCGGACTTGCGGCCGAGATCGACGGCATCGGCAATGTGCTCGGCACATCCGCGAAACACGGACCGAAACTGCTGGCAGGCTCGCATCTCGAAAGCCAGAATTATGCGGGCTGGCTCGATGGGCCGCTCGGCGTGGTCTATGCGCTCGAAGCCGCCCGCATCATCAATCCCGATCCGAACACGACCGGCGCCGTCGAGGTCGCGGCCTGGTGCGACGAGGAAGGACATTTCGGCCATTTCCTCGGCTCCAGGTCCTATGTCGGCGCCGTCAGCGAGGACGACCTCGACGCCGCGCGCGACCGCAGCAGCGGCCGCACCATGCGCGAGGCCCTGCGCGACGCCGGCCTCGCCGGCCGGGCGCGAGCGTGTGTCGAACGCGGGCGCCACATCGGATACCTCGAGGCGCATATCGAGCAGGGCTCGACGCTGGAAAGCGGCGGTCTCTCGATCGGCGTCGTCACCTCGATCGTCGGCATCTGGCAATACCGGATCGTCTTTGACGGCGAGCAGAACCACGCCGGCACGACCCGGATGGCGGTCCGCAAGGACGCCGGCCTGGCGCTGGCGAGATTCTGCGTCGATATCGACGACCGCTTCCCGTCCCTATGCGGGCCGCGCACGGTCTGGACCACCGGCCGCATTACACTCGATCCCGGCGCACCCAGTATCATCCCGGGACACGCGGAAATGCTGTTCCAGATTCGCGACGACGATCCCCGCGTGATCGAACGCCTCGAAGACCGGTTGCGCGGCATGGCCGCGGACGTCAGCGCCAAGGGCCGCTGCACGGTCACGATAGAGCGTCTGCGCACCGGCGCGCCTGCGATGATGGATGCCGGCTTTCAGCATGCAATCGAAGCCGCCAGCGCAGCCTTGGCCGGCGGCCGGTCAGCGCGCATGCCCTCGGGCGCCGGTCACGACGCCCAGATTCTCGCCACCGTCATGCCGTCAGGCATGCTGTTCGTGCCCTCGATCGGCGGCATCAGCCATCACTGGAGCGAGAACACGGATGACGCCGACATCGTCACCGGCGCCGAAGTGTTCGTCGACGCCTGCCGGCGCCTGCTGGCGGGATGA
- a CDS encoding PrsW family glutamic-type intramembrane protease produces the protein MLLLEALPTVIGTAAIAPALLILWLVIAAGERPGPPAKVWAAFLLGAASISLLGIARAPFAAFLVVPGHPWLSQVLHSVLGVAAPEEIVKILVIVAVSTRRRPGADPMDTVVYGAAAGLGFAAYENLAYLVQHQDIWRSLAALRSVLTVPFHGALGIIAGAYLTLARSGTALGAHRHNRDWARISSRILILLAPLALHAAFDFPLLALQQNPDLEQSTRFVLGATSVLIGFSSIAFAVRLVRRVGRHHAPRTDVARERLSQLRRMWALLVAGGGAGFAGLAFVLTSIHHWLVNPERNVALVLVPIGLTSILIGAALLLATTAVYILGRNRMRTTPEGFSSMPGQ, from the coding sequence ATGCTGCTCCTCGAAGCCCTCCCTACCGTCATTGGCACCGCGGCGATCGCGCCAGCGCTCCTGATTCTATGGCTGGTGATCGCCGCCGGCGAGCGGCCGGGACCGCCCGCCAAGGTCTGGGCCGCGTTTCTGCTCGGTGCCGCCAGCATTTCGCTGCTCGGCATCGCGCGCGCGCCGTTTGCGGCTTTCCTCGTGGTCCCCGGACATCCCTGGCTCTCGCAGGTACTGCATTCGGTCCTCGGTGTCGCCGCGCCCGAGGAGATCGTCAAAATCCTCGTCATCGTCGCGGTCTCGACGCGGCGCCGGCCGGGCGCCGACCCGATGGACACCGTGGTCTATGGCGCCGCCGCCGGCCTCGGCTTCGCGGCCTATGAGAATCTGGCCTATCTCGTGCAGCACCAGGATATCTGGCGCTCGCTGGCGGCGCTGCGCAGCGTGCTGACCGTGCCGTTCCATGGCGCGCTCGGCATCATCGCCGGCGCCTATCTCACGCTTGCGCGATCCGGAACCGCGCTCGGCGCCCATCGGCACAACCGCGATTGGGCGCGCATCTCCAGCCGGATCCTGATCCTGCTGGCGCCGCTGGCGCTGCATGCGGCTTTCGATTTCCCGCTACTCGCGCTGCAACAGAATCCAGACCTCGAACAATCCACCCGCTTCGTGTTGGGTGCCACCAGCGTGCTGATCGGCTTCAGCTCGATCGCTTTTGCGGTGCGGCTGGTGCGGCGGGTCGGCCGCCATCACGCGCCACGCACCGACGTGGCGCGCGAGCGGCTCAGCCAGTTGCGGCGAATGTGGGCGCTTCTGGTGGCAGGCGGCGGTGCCGGATTTGCCGGCCTCGCCTTCGTGCTGACCTCGATCCACCACTGGCTGGTCAATCCCGAACGCAACGTGGCGCTGGTTCTGGTCCCGATCGGCCTGACGTCGATCCTGATCGGCGCAGCGCTCTTGCTGGCCACCACCGCGGTCTACATCCTCGGCCGCAATCGCATGCGCACGACACCGGAGGGGTTTTCCTCCATGCCCGGCCAATGA